From the genome of Perca fluviatilis chromosome 1, GENO_Pfluv_1.0, whole genome shotgun sequence, one region includes:
- the LOC120562550 gene encoding uncharacterized protein C4orf54-like, whose amino-acid sequence MEAAEETLTYRDDTLLHRKLLPEDKHKDNTRSKGHAKETKSDESNYVDLDMKPDGAKTVKVSFTGEGNQLSVSKCDSSKQGDHDEEGKMISKYIVEEQLEDKQATFPGPVSGEPPLETLTKRPNADQDLENEKQRQAELDPSDCSEHVCSESDELQYTDMYLNSKTESDDGASAVLSDHCGSDTVEDESHYITTHEIQLTELDHDVDYDLGRGTCWDLEDDNLVYSFVDYASFESDETQEGTLILEGRSQAKVQANLGGAVVSTEQEDSDLCDSDKCASSDESVCKSYSGEANAGKIHLSIKASSRAVNEPVNFFDNSTCGYTKHFGDGSHVSFVSSGSRVGPLCDRAQYFIPAPGRQHLASKLRRKDINEYSSGASSSISELDDADKEVRNLTAKSFRSLACPYFDAINLSTSSESSMSEYGLNKWSAYVDWNYGNISRGRERSVIAHKTSSATWEMNKTVENKRHGKSITGMKAPQTKMYALHKRTSSQQSSSSSKKIELKDPVQSKQHGVTLNFRYNVEAPEGARRPKSSKKAQSDKVTGAVLARSGCEMQCHHTDSMEDTHKRAVFASSLLKNVISKKMQFEQERKMERGEICDTYPALSPTFHLKDQDGMKDISQGKGLQRQTSESGSGYNSADDQCLVGSGPAYCESAGEQKSSKDDSEKGQQEPPKASLSHSQSSAFNLLKQDEPEPVNEPSVTDTQTTAKGLDTSSMLTRLLFVPSCQLLSKEKDFTKDLQSCAPVTGGPAGPQKCEKEFQTGNNGNIVGKEENEKGGKTPEIKICLRSVKEDKGCTLNIANLLTPKLSFNTVNTFRTAGEAKCHVLSASDKIPNFTVRDIRDTKCKFQTPIYQVRDVRKLVKSSYRFVSLENSESKCSTAADKLEATKEPVKHVSPSPIVIKCHSVKTNVKQQTTEVLQTQAEKGISSKTSQSENTPSHSTASTVPIVVSKQLPPDQSEIQPNIETKLTKQRQEKFACETAERRNEPKIPKQAALEKLKAAVKTMEQLYVFDRNEWKRKTHAPQPITDSHVLSLIASEEQGAEELETTNTDRIPQSQEDKGSLNIIHVPYNHNTFQTQSQQSKTFSNKHILHFGNKARISISSDSNPIPQSSVPQTSTMKSSKTPVAPLSVKIEPPKHSQVEPGKVKIIPTNPSVAQACSDSENYLTIPGLGYTNEIKLLNQEPVLREVSSNNSQIKTVDRQTPEQKRFPLIMEYPASSIYHSGPTTGPQAQQQVLCFSPSVPPVSPTPSTGEAVPQTQRKMLLDPTTGHYYLVDTPIQAATKRLFDPETGQYVDVPMPHSPVAPVTPVPVSLSPLALSPGAYAPTYMIYPGFIPSPTLSAQAVLPQSPCHSEDAGGEKVKNARSPKPETNAAGAENVYYSAKGEAPQGPLQLPVSLGHVSARGGAATSDRKPVISITTQQGPRIIAPPSFDGTTMSFVVEHR is encoded by the coding sequence ATGGAAGCAGCGGAGGAAACTCTCACTTACCGAGATGACACCCTACTTCACAGGAAGCTGCTCCCAGAGGACAAGCATAAGGACAACACGCGCAGTAAGGGCCACGCCAAAGAGACAAAAAGCGACGAGTCCAACTATGTGGACCTGGACATGAAACCGGACGGCGCAAAAACAGTGAAAGTTTCTTTCACTGGCGAGGGAAACCAGCTGTCTGTTTCCAAATGCGATAGTTCAAAGCAGGGAGATCATGACGAGGAGGGTAAAATGATTTCAAAGTACATTGTTGAAGAGCAGTTAGAGGACAAGCAGGCCACCTTCCCCGGGCCTGTTTCGGGTGAGCCTCCTTTGGAAACTCTGACCAAACGTCCCAACGCCGATCAGGACTTGGAGAATGAGAAGCAGCGCCAGGCCGAGCTCGACCCGAGCGACTGCAGTGAACATGTATGCAGTGAGAGTGATGAGCTCCAATACACGGACATGTATCTGAACAGCAAGACGGAGTCTGATGATGGTGCCAGTGCGGTGCTGTCCGACCACTGCGGCTCCGACACCGTGGAGGACGAGTCTCACTATATCACCACGCACGAAATCCAGCTGACCGAGCTCGATCACGACGTAGATTATGATCTGGGGAGAGGGACCTGTTGGGATCTTGAAGACGACAACCTGGTGTATTCCTTTGTGGATTACGCATCGTTTGAAAGCGATGAAACGCAGGAGGGGACTTTGATACTTGAGGGCAGGAGCCAGGCGAAAGTGCAGGCTAATCTTGGTGGAGCAGTTGTCAGCACCGAGCAGGAGGACAGTGATCTTTGTGACTCGGACAAATGTGCCAGTTCAGATGAAAGCGTGTGCAAAAGCTACAGCGGAGAAGCTAATGCGGGGAAAATTCATTTATCAATAAAAGCATCCTCCAGGGCGGTAAATGAACCTGTCAATTTCTTTGATAACAGCACCTGTGGGTACACAAAACACTTTGGAGACGGGAGCCACGTCTCTTTTGTGAGCTCTGGCTCCAGAGTGGGGCCCTTGTGCGACAGAGCCCAATACTTCATCCCTGCTCCGGGCCGTCAGCACCTTGCATCCAAACTAAGACGGAAAGATATTAATGAGTATTCCAGCGGAGCGTCCAGCTCCATTAGTGAGCTGGACGACGCTGACAAAGAGGTGCGTAATTTAACCGCCAAGTCTTTCCGGAGCTTGGCATGTCCATACTTCGATGCCATTAATCTTAGTACCTCTAGTGAGTCCTCTATGTCTGAGTATGGGCTAAATAAGTGGTCAGCTTATGTGGACTGGAATTATGGAAACATATCGCGGGGAAGAGAGCGGAGCGTAATTGCGCACAAGACTTCCAGCGCAACTTGGGAAATGAATAAGACTGTGGAGAATAAGAGGCATGGTAAGTCTATTACCGGCATGAAAGCTCCACAAACCAAAATGTACGCACTGCACAAGAGAACATCTTCTCAACAATCATCCTCTTCTAGCAAAAAGATCGAACTGAAAGATCCTGTTCAGTCAAAGCAGCATGGAGTCACGCTGAATTTCCGCTATAATGTTGAAGCGCCTGAAGGCGCCAGACGTCCAAAATCTTCCAAGAAAGCACAATCCGATAAGGTTACTGGGGCTGTGTTGGCCAGGTCAGGGTGTGAGATGCAATGTCATCACACAGATAGCATGGAGGATACACACAAAAGAGCAGTTTTTGCATCAAGTCTATTGAAAAATGTGATTTCCAAAAAGATGCAGTTTGAACAGGAGCGCAAAATGGAGAGGGGTGAAATTTGTGACACATACCCAGCTCTATCCCCGACTTTTCACCTCAAAGATCAAGATGGTATGAAAGACATTAGTCAAGGAAAAGGCTTACAAAGACAGACATCAGAATCAGGTTCAGGTTATAATTCTGCTGATGATCAATGCCTGGTGGGCAGCGGACCCGCTTACTGTGAGTCTGCAGGGGAGCAGAAAAGCAGCAAAGATGATTCAGAAAAGGGACAACAGGAGCCTCCAAAAGCATCCCTCAGCCACAGTCAAAGTAGTGCATTTAATTTACTGAAACAAGATGAGCCAGAACCTGTAAATGAACCATCTGTAACTGACACGCAGACCACAGCAAAAGGATTAGACACAAGCAGCATGCTGACAAGACTGCTTTTTGTTCCAAGCTGCCAGCTCCTTTCAAAAGAGAAGGATTTTACCAAAGACTTGCAAAGCTGTGCACCTGTCACAGGCGGACCTGCTGGCCCACAGAAATGCGAAAAAGAGTTTCAAACGGGCAATAATGGAAACATAGTAGGCAAAGAAGAAAACGAGAAGGGGGGAAAAACCCCTGAGATAAAAATATGCCTGAGGAGTGTGAAGGAAGATAAAGGCTGTACCCTGAATATTGCCAACCTGTTAACCCCTAAACTAAGTTTCAACACTGTGAACACATTCAGAACAGCAGGTGAAGCCAAATGTCACGTTTTGTCTGCTTCAGATAAAATCCCAAACTTCACAGTTAGAGACATAAGAGACACCAAATGCAAGTTTCAAACCCCAATATATCAGGTCAGAGATGTCCGTAAATTGGTAAAAAGTTCATATCGCTTTGTTTCATTGGAAAATAGTGAGAGTAAATGTTCCACAGCAGCTGATAAACTTGAGGCCACAAAGGAGCCAGTTAAGCATGTATCACCATCTCCTATTGTGATTAAATGTCACtctgtaaaaacaaatgttaaacAACAGACAACTGAGGTGTTACAGACACAAGCCGAGAAAGGCATCTCATCTAAAACATCTCAAAGTGAAAATACACCATCGCATAGCACGGCCAGTACGGTGCCAATTGTTGTATCAAAGCAGCTTCCCCCTGACCAGTCAGAAATTCAGCCAAATATTGAAACCAAACTGACAAAACAGAGGCAGGAAAAATTTGCATGTGAGACGGCTGAAAGGCGAAACGAGCCCAAAATACCAAAACAGGCCGCGTTAGAGAAGCTTAAAGCTGCAGTCAAAACAATGGAGCAGCTTTATGTTTTTGATAGAAATGAATGGAAGCGTAAAACTCATGCTCCACAACCAATCACAGATAGCCATGTGTTGTCGCTTATTGCCAGTGAGGAGCAGGGGGCAGAGGAGCTTGAGACAACAAACACTGACAGGATTCCTCAGTCACAGGAAGATAAAGGATCTCTGAATATCATACATGTTCCATATAACCATAACACGTTTCAAACACAATCACAGCAAAGTAAAACATTTAGTAACAAACACATCCTTCATTTTGGCAATAAGGCACGTATCAGCATTAGTTCAGATAGTAACCCTATTCCACAAAGCTCTGTGCCGCAAACATCAACTATGAAAAGCTCCAAGACACCAGTGGCTCCACTGTCGGTGAAAATAGAGCCCCCAAAACACAGCCAGGTGGAGCCGGGAAAGGTCAAAATCATTCCCACTAATCCCAGTGTCGCACAGGCCTGCTCAGACTCTGAGAACTATTTAACCATACCGGGGCTGGGGTACACAAATGAAATCAAACTGCTGAATCAAGAGCCTGTTTTGAGGGAGGTGAGTTCAAACAATAGCCAAATCAAAACAGTTGACAGGCAGACACCTGAGCAAAAAAGATTTCCGTTAATCATGGAGTACCCGGCTTCAAGCATCTACCACTCGGGGCCAACAACTGGGCCTCAAGCACAGCAGCAGGTGTTGTGTTTCTCTCCATCTGTCCCGCCTGTGTCACCCACACCTTCTACTGGAGAGGCAGTCCCACAAACCCAGCGCAAGATGCTTTTGGACCCCACTACAGGCCATTATTACCTGGTTGACACGCCCATACAGGCCGCCACAAAGAGACTATTTGACCCTGAGACAGGCCAGTATGTGGATGTACCCATGCCCCATTCTCCCGTGGCACCTGTCACCCCTGTGCCTGTCTCTTTGTCCCCCCTGGCCCTGAGCCCAGGAGCATACGCCCCCACCTACATGATCTACCCAGGCTTCATCCCCTCGCCCACTCTGTCAG